The Pongo pygmaeus isolate AG05252 chromosome 20, NHGRI_mPonPyg2-v2.0_pri, whole genome shotgun sequence sequence TGTCTCCTGACCATGGGTCTCCTCGCCATGGGTCTCCTCGCTATGGGTCTCCTCCCCATGGGTCTTCTCGCCTTGAGACTCCTCTTGGTCAtagattttctggtttgtgtTGAGGTCTTTCCTGGTAGCAAAAAATTGTCTGAACTCCTTACATTTGTTCCGTGCTTGCTCTTTAGCATACTGCTCTTGGGCGTAACTTGTTTGAGGGTCAGTAGGGGCCAAGCTGCGAATGACAGACCATTCGTAGTTTCTGCTTCCAGAGGGCTTCTCTCTATCATGAATCTTCTGGTGCTCAGTGAGGTCAGAGCTATGAGTAAAGCACTCCCCACACTCCTGACATTCATAGAGCATCCCTCGAGGGCGAAATGTTTGTTCACCAAAAGGCAGAGAGTGAATTACAGAGGTCTCGTTGCTCCTGTGctcaatgtatttctttttagcacgAGCCTTCTGGTATTCACGGACATTTGAGCTGGGAACAGAGAATTCGCCATCCTTCTTAAATTCACCAGATCCCTCTCCGGGAACACTTTCCTGAGGTTTGGCACGGGATACACTCTGTATGACAGAGTCTTCATAGTTGTGATTCTTACTGCCCCCTTCACAAGGGTTCTCTCTGGCAGGAAGCTTCTGTCGCTTATCATTAAGGTCTGAGATATAAATGGAGGATTCTCCCTTCTCATTAGATTCCACCAATTCATTTCCACTGTGACTTCTTGGAGGTTTGGAAGCCACTAAGCTATGGATAACAGACCTACTGTATTCCCTTCCTCCAGAGGTGCTCCCTCCAGCACGAACTCTCTGATGGTTGATAGCATCGAAGCTCTGAATGGTAGActctgccattacttttggttTACTGGGCCCTGCTACACTGTGACTTTTCTGAGCTTCCACGGAGGCTAAGCTATGAATAACAGACCTCTCATATGATTTTGCCTCATAGACATTTTCCTTAGTGGGAATCTTCTGGTTTTCATAGGGGTTAGAGCTAATGGTGAATGCCTTCTCGTCCTCATCACTTTCAAGAGGTCTTGTTATAGTGTGACTCTTCTGAGATTCAGTGAATGGCCCACTATGAATGACAGATTTCTCATACCCTCTGCCTTCAAAGAGGTTCTTTCGAGAATGAATTTTCTGATGCTCACTGAGCTCTGAGCTTTGCATGAAGGCATCCCGGCCATCTGTAAAGTCATAGAGCTTCTCtttattgtaagttttctgacGCCTTTTAAGGGACTGACCAGGAATAAAGGTTTCCTCACACACTTTACCCTTATTTTCAAATGGGTTCCCTCTAGTATGGATCTTCTGATGTTCTTTCAGGGATGAGCTATGAAGGAAAGTCTCCCCACACACCTTACATTCGTACATTTTCTCTTTACCATACATTTTCTGAAACTCATTAAGGGTTGGGCTGGGCCTAAAGGTTTCCCCGCGCTCACGTTCACGTTCACGCTCATTATCTTTGTCATCCCCAAAGTGGATTTTCTGGTGCTCAATCAGGGCAGAACTATGAAGGAAGGTTTCCTTACACACCCTGCACTCATAGAATTTGTCTTTGCCATATATTTTCTGAAGCTCACTAAAGGTGGGGCTAGGCATGAAGGCCTCCTCGCACTCCTGATTCTTACATTCCACAAGATACCCTCTAGCATGAATCTTCCGATGTTCAGCCAAGGCGGCACTCTTATTGAAGGTCTCTCCACAGTCCTTACATTCAAAACGTTTCCCTCCAACCTGACTTTTCTGAACTTCGCTGACAGCCACACTGTGAATAAAGGACTCACCATACTCATAGAGGTTCTCTCTAGTATGCATGATCTGGTGCTCAACAAATTCTGAGATGACACTGAACGACCTCCCACACTCATCACATACATATGGCATTGCCCCAAAATCAACTGGCTGTGACTCGGTAAAGGAAGGGGAGCTGAGGCTGCTCAGGCTGCTCATGCTCATGGCTTTTCTCATCTCACTACCACATTCAAAGGGCTTCTTCCTGGGACAGCCTTTTTGATCGTGAATCGAGCCCTTCCCATCTGTGTCAAAATGATAGCGCCTCTTTCTTTCAAGAACTCTCTTTCTGGAAACAAGGGTTGAATTAAACCTAAAGCCTCCCCTAAATGCATTCCCTTCATAAACCCGCTGCTGGATCACTGACTCCCTCTTGTTCAATGAAATGTCCTTCCAGTTATCATCTGACATTCTGGGGAATCTCTGTGACCGGTCGCTTGACTCCCTTGCTCTTCCCGATTTGGAACTGCGTGACACATCCTTGATGAATTTTTCCATTATCACTCCATGGGAAGATTCATCTTCACAAATCCCCCGCCGGTGGGTTGATTTTTTGGCTTCAGGCATAGTTTTTAGACCTGGAAAGAAACCCCAAATGTAAATACTCCCTAGTCCCCATAAGAAGGACAGTGGGACTTGGAGGGGTGCACCCTTCTCTGATGTTTAGGAATGCAAAGTGTAGAAGGTTCCTTGATAGCATCTCACTGGttgtgtggctcctctgtgggaTGTGCCTCCTGCTTACCTCGACTGGTGCTTGGGTAGGCACTTCTCTTGGATCTTGATGAGTGGCCCTGCGTCATGTGGGAGTGGCCATCGTCTTCAGCAAGCTGCACTCCTGGTCACAAGGACAATATGATGCCTCAAATTCAAGTTGAGGACCAAGACTCATCACCATAAATTGATCTTCATCTTTCACTGAGCCACTAAATATGAGGTGGCCCACATCTGATTCCTTGGATGTCAGAAGACATTTGCTGTCTCATTTCCCTACTATCTATTCCCTAATCCATTCTAATCTACATGTAATTCTTCTGACTCCACTCAGAAATGTGTACAAAGACCCCACATATCCCTGAAATCAGTGCATTGTCTTTTAGTCTTCACCTTCTTGTAACCATTTTTTAAGTCCTCTTTTTCACTGGCCTTCTTCCTCTTACCTCGCGACTGCTCTTCCTCCACCCACTCCCTTGAGGCCCCATGGCCTTATAGACCTGCAGCACAGCCAACTGCCCACTACCAACTTGGGCTAGATGTCTTCCAGGAAAGTCCACATGGGAACTCAGGATCCCATCCTGAATGTCTACTTAAAAACCTCCAGTGCTATCACTCTGGAAAAAAGTATCAACTCTTGTGGCAAGAAGCATCTCCCTGCTTGTCCCCACCCTGTACAATGTATCTTTACCCAAAGCCAGAGGCatttcttaaaaacagaaattttatcatttactcCCTCGTTTGAAATCTTTCAAAGATTTCTTATTACCCTTGACGTCCAAATATATTAATGTGGACTCTAACATCCAGCTTAAAAAGGAGCAAGATGACAAAATGCTCCAATGACTGGACTGGGAGTGACTGAGAGAAGCAGCTGCTTACCGAGGGAGAGCAGCTTCCTGTAGTTTTCCATGTTGTCCTGGATTGTGTTGTGAGGTTTCCTGTCCTCAGCGAGGTCCACCACATTTTGGTAAGATTCAGCATCCTAAAACAGTAAACACAGACCTCTCAATGGAGTCTGTCCCCACTGATGTTCAAAGACAGAATAATGTTGGCGACATGGGAGTTACATATATGAAGTTATATAGGAAGTGCTCACGGTATTGGGGTTCTGAGTGATCCAAGTCAAGTGTTACTAGGGGCCTACGTCGTACCTACCTTGGTGCTACACTCTGAGGCAGATCCCAAAGACGCATGACACATATTCCTTGCCCTCATGCAGCTTATAATTTGGTTGGAGAGAAAAGACTCATGAAACAATTAGAgaacaataaacaataaattgGGGTACAGATAATAAGTGCTAAATGGGTTTTGTAGAGGGACAGTTCAGGGTGGGCCTGAACAGTGTGCAAAGGTTTGTGGAGGGCAGGTGGGGCCTTAAGTGGTGGATGAGATTATGATACATATAGAAAGGGATTGGTGGGAAAACTTAAAACAGACTAAATATCAAACAGGCATGGAGTACTCAGGGAACAGAAAGAAGACACACACATTCAGGCAGACATCTGGTCAAGATGTGACTTAAACCTCCCTCCCGGTTTCTCCATGGCATAGCATGGCTACATTGAGGGAGTCTCCAGTTTGCACAATTTCCAAATAACCCAGGAATAACTGTAAGCCCTGAGGACATTTTTATAATTGCCTTTTCTGTTTTAAAGGATATTTACCtaaaaaggaatttcaaaattCCTCACATTACTGAGGAGAACCTTCTACCAGGATTCTAAAGGACCTTTGCTTATTGCCAGAGGGCTGACTAGAACTGGTTTCAGGGAGTCATGGTCCCAGGAAGAATGGCACTGAGGCTGGAGAGAGACCGGAGGAGGGAGCTGGTGCTGTGGGAAGCCCACAGGCTTTGGAGCTGGACAGAGATCAGGGTCAAAGGAGGATTGCACCAATTATGAGCTGTACAACCTTGGGAACGGAAATCtttttgaacctttctttcatgttcttcacctgtaaaatggggagaagagCATCTATCTGCTTTGCAATATTGTGGGTGAGGATTTTCTGCAGTGTGATGTCTTgcttaaatattaagaaaaattatgtaaaggaaatacaaatgttTTGATATTAAATCTGCCATAGTTCTATTGCTGGGAAGAGGCATGGAGCAACATGAAAAATGTAGCAAAAAAAAGAGGGCTTGCTGAATAAGCAAAGACAAAGAGGTACGGGTATCTGGGTTTAAGAGGGAAGCCTTATCCATGCACTGCCTGTGTCCTGTcacaaaaaagcagaaacaacaacaaaaactaagtaGGGCAAGGAAACACAGCAGAGCTTCAcagataaaattcttttttcacatgaaagaaaaagcacactttgatttaaaattaaaatctaggCCAATGGGCAGCCCTAAATTGGTTGTTCGCTTTGTGTTTGTAATCAACAATGACATCTTAATGCATAAAAACTGCAATCAAGTTCAATGGAAGAGATGCTGTTCTGAAAACAATGCTACTATGGCACAATGTAGTTTTCACAACATGATCTATACATGTGAACAATTAAGAGATTTACACATGAAGCTAAAAGATGAGAGAATTTTCTGTTGTGTACACCTTCAAAATGTAATTTATGTCATTTGCTGCTGGTGTTACCACCATACTGCGTCAGTAGGAATCAATAGCTTCCAGACTTTTAATTATGCAGACATGGGGCTCGGATGCCAATTCTTCACACATTGTCAAGGAAGggcatttaaaaagcaaaacaaaacaaagcctaaCTACCAGGATACCAGTGGCCAGGCCCACACATGCCTCCAGCCTTCTTCCTATATCCCAGCCACCTGGCCCTTGGTTTAGTTCCTATCCCACAACTTTAGCTGAGCTCTCCCTAATGCCTGGGgtcccctcccccaacacctgACCCAGCGTGCTCCTGGCTCTAAATGGCAACTGTTAATGCCTCCAAGACATTTCCCTTCAATCCAAATTAAGGCCCTTGTTACAATTTCTTGTTAACTCTCTATTTTTCTTTGAGGGCACTGAGAATGATGAGCAGTTATATACAACATTTGTGTCACTACTTATTTCTGCAACTGTCAAAAGCTTCTCAGGGCAGGGCCCCTCTCTGTGTTGCTCACTGCTGTGCCCCCCCAGGGCCTAGGCCTGCTATCTGACACGGGGTGGGTACTGATATGTGAAGGAAAAGAAGGCTCAGCCCAGTGACTCCTCCCTTCTTTGAGTCCAGTCAGTGCTGGGGTCCTCCTCCACTCCACCATGTATAAGTgacccctctcctccttcctaaAAAACAAGCTCAAGTcccacatttttttcccttcatgaaTCTCCCCGGCACATGCTGCCTCTTAAACCACAACTGCCATAATTGTTAACATTTAACGGTGTGCCTACCATGTGCCACGtgctttatgtatgtgtgtgagtgacTTTTCACAGCAGCCTTGGGGTGTGCCTACCATGTGCCACGtactttatgtatgtgtgtgagtgacTTTTCACGGCAGCCTTGAGAGCAATCACcatattcattttacagatgaggaaacttaaaTTCAGCTTAGTTGAGTAAatggcccaaggccacacagctagcaagtggcagagccaggctttAAACCCAGCTCCTGTCAGCTCCAGAGCCTTTGTTATCCCTGGCCAGTCTACTCTGCAGACCCACAGCTTTCCTGGCTCCCTCCTGAGGACCAGAAACATCTCCAGAGTCACTCTGCTTCCCTGGCCCTGTAGGGAACAGCCAACGTGACCAACCTACCAAGTGACACACATGCTGAGGGGGCAGGAGCTCCTCTGACCACATGAACGACACAGAAACAGCCAGCAGCAACCTGGGCTACTTGTCACCTAAGGGATGGGCCTGGGCTCCTCCTGGAGTGCTGGGGCTCTCACCCCAGGTGGGACTCTAGGGGGCAGATAAACACACCATCTGGGGAAAGAAAGGCGTCTCTGCCATGAAATGAAGATGGCCTTTCTAGAAAGAGAGGAAACCTGAGCATACCTGAGATCGGGACTCATAAGCCCTGGAGTCCCTGTCGTCATCTCTGTCCATTTCAAAGCTTGTTTTCGCCATCACAGGAAGGGAAAGATCCCGCTGAGGCATCCCTGGGAAGAGAAAAGGCATCAACAAGAAGCAGGGCCCAGTCCATCCTGCAGGTCCCAGGTCTGTCCCACTCAACTGTGAAGCCAGCTGGGGTGTGAGTGTATGAGAGCAAGTGCCTTTCTCTTCTCTGCATTCTGTGACAGCCTCTGAGGAGTCCCATAAAACCAGTGGCCCTACAACAACCCAGacccagggcagggccaggggccCTGCCTCATCCTTCTGCTCCCAGTCTCGGAGGTGGTTCAGATTGTGCCCAAGCTGTGTGGGTCCAGGTGCAGTGCCCACTAGCCTCATCCTTCAGGCACAACCTCTGGGTCTCCCCAGCTGCAATGTGTGACAGGCAGATGGCATCAGAGACCGTCCCACAGGGTCATGGCTCTGAACAATGCCTAATGTGTTATGAACCGTCACTAAATGTCCCTCACTCCTGATATCCTTTTCTTGATCAATTTTAGGGtgccctgctgcccacagcaGTGTTCTCCAAgtccaggaagaagaggaaatgatTTCCAGCAGTATGGACACCAACAATACACTGGTGTGATGATTgattcccttccaaatctcagGCCTGGTGCTCAGATGTGGCACTTCCCTAACCCTGCAGGAACTCATGGCAGACATTCCTAGTTAACAATATTGTTACAATGTGTTTTTCATTCTCACCTTCTGCCTATGGCACTTCATACTGGTTTTCAATTTCTGCAGTGGCATAGTCTTTCATATAGAAacttccagttttttgttttttttttaatgcaccaGCTTAAGAACACTGAGCAAATAGTTTATTTAGGTGGCCAACAGGTCTATGTGGTGAAACCTGTGCTGGTGGTACCAAGCGGAACTTCAAAAATACGAGCCTTGGACTAAACTTTTGGGGAAGCGGAATATACTCCAAATGGAGCAGCAGAAACTTCGAGGCCCTGACACTTTCCCCTTGAACCTGTGCACAGCACATGCTCTATATCTCCTACTGGGAAAGAAAGTGGTTAAGACTCACTGCTTCTTGGGTTCCTGGTGTGGGACCAGCGGTCTCGTGGCTCCATGTCTCTGCTTCTGCCCCTCCGGTCCCAGTCCCGGTCACCTGAGCAGGTGAGACATTCCAGTGGTTAACAAAGCACTTCGACACACCTGTTTTCCCTGCATGTGCACAAACACCCCTCTGGAAAGAGATGCTACCCTCTTCCCACAAGGAGATGGATCCAAAACAGAGAGCTCCAGATTCCCAGGCTCATCTGGTCCCTTCTTTATCATATACCCACAACATGGTTTCTTCAGGCTTTGCCCAAGTGGGGCTTGCTTCCAAGCAAGTTCCAAAGCTCAGTCCCGTAGCTAATCCCCACTTCAGACTCTTTGCTGGCTTCCCAGTTCCTAAGGGGCTGAGTCCACATTCAGGAGAATGGACTGCAGACCCTCTATTGTCTGGCAGTCGATCTTAAAGTACATGTTATtctactacaaaaaaaacaaaacccaagaaaACAACACACACGCCCTCCCTGAAAGCAGTGCTCCCTATAAAAGCTCACTGAGGCATCTTTAATGAACCTTCCTGGGGAGGCTGGGGGTACAGCTGGAAGCAGCCTGTTGCAAATTCCAAATAGCTTTATATACTTTATCGTTGAATAAAACGATATTAAGCATTTAAGATGTCTGTTTAGATATAAAAATGTCTCATTATGACATCAATTAATTTACCCTCTCCTCAGATCTCTGAGTGAAGCTGACCACTCGGGGATGGCGGGTCATCTTCATGGAGGCCCCAACCCACCGTGTCTCCATCTGGAAGCATCTGGCAGCGCCTGCCCATGGGTGACCAGTGGGGATGGGTACTCACCACTGAAAGAAT is a genomic window containing:
- the LOC129019705 gene encoding paternally-expressed gene 3 protein isoform X6; this translates as MRARNMCHASLGSASECSTKDAESYQNVVDLAEDRKPHNTIQDNMENYRKLLSLGLKTMPEAKKSTHRRGICEDESSHGVIMEKFIKDVSRSSKSGRARESSDRSQRFPRMSDDNWKDISLNKRESVIQQRVYEGNAFRGGFRFNSTLVSRKRVLERKRRYHFDTDGKGSIHDQKGCPRKKPFECGSEMRKAMSMSSLSSLSSPSFTESQPVDFGAMPYVCDECGRSFSVISEFVEHQIMHTRENLYEYGESFIHSVAVSEVQKSQVGGKRFECKDCGETFNKSAALAEHRKIHARGYLVECKNQECEEAFMPSPTFSELQKIYGKDKFYECRVCKETFLHSSALIEHQKIHFGDDKDNERERERERGETFRPSPTLNEFQKMYGKEKMYECKVCGETFLHSSSLKEHQKIHTRGNPFENKGKVCEETFIPGQSLKRRQKTYNKEKLYDFTDGRDAFMQSSELSEHQKIHSRKNLFEGRGYEKSVIHSGPFTESQKSHTITRPLESDEDEKAFTISSNPYENQKIPTKENVYEAKSYERSVIHSLASVEAQKSHSVAGPSKPKVMAESTIQSFDAINHQRVRAGGSTSGGREYSRSVIHSLVASKPPRSHSGNELVESNEKGESSIYISDLNDKRQKLPARENPCEGGSKNHNYEDSVIQSVSRAKPQESVPGEGSGEFKKDGEFSVPSSNVREYQKARAKKKYIEHRSNETSVIHSLPFGEQTFRPRGMLYECQECGECFTHSSDLTEHQKIHDREKPSGSRNYEWSVIRSLAPTDPQTSYAQEQYAKEQARNKCKEFRQFFATRKDLNTNQKIYDQEESQGEKTHGEETHSEETHGEETHGQETIEDPVIQGSDMEDPQKNDPDNKIYECEDCGLGFVDLTDLTDHQKVHSRKCLVDSREYTHSVIHTHSISEYQRDYTGEQLYECPKCGESFIHSSFLFEHQRIHEQDQLYSMKGCDDGFIALLPMKPRRNRAAERNPALAGSAIRCLLCGQGFIHSSALNEHMRLHREDDLLEQSQMAEEAVIPGLALTEFQRSQTEERLFECVVCGESFVNPAELADHVTIHKNEPYEYGSSYTHTSFLTEPLKGAIPFYECKDCGKSFIHSTVLTKHKELHLEEEEEDEAAAAAAAAAAAAAAQEVEANVHVPQVVLRIQGSNVEAAEPEVEAAEPEVEAAEPEVEAAEPNGEAEGPDGEAAEPIGEAEQPNGEAEQPNGDADEPDGAGIEDPEERAEEPEGKAEEPEGDADEPDGVGIEDPEEGEDQEIQVEEPYYDCHECTETFTSSTAFGEHLKTHASMIIFEPANAFGECSGYIERASTSTGGANQADEKYFKCDVCGQLFNDRLSLARHQNTHTG
- the LOC129019705 gene encoding paternally-expressed gene 3 protein isoform X1, which produces MLPPKHLSATKPKKSWAPNLYELDSDLTKEPDVIIGEGPTDSEFFHQRFRNLIYVEFVGPRKTLIKLRNLCLNWLQPESRTKEEIIELLVLEQYLTIIPEKLKPWVRAKKPENCEKLVTLLENYKEMYHPEDDNSDVTSDDDMTRNRRESSPPHSVHSFSGDRDWDRRGRSRDMEPRDRWSHTRNPRSRMPQRDLSLPVMAKTSFEMDRDDDRDSRAYESRSQDAESYQNVVDLAEDRKPHNTIQDNMENYRKLLSLGVQLAEDDGHSHMTQGHSSRSKRSAYPSTSRGLKTMPEAKKSTHRRGICEDESSHGVIMEKFIKDVSRSSKSGRARESSDRSQRFPRMSDDNWKDISLNKRESVIQQRVYEGNAFRGGFRFNSTLVSRKRVLERKRRYHFDTDGKGSIHDQKGCPRKKPFECGSEMRKAMSMSSLSSLSSPSFTESQPVDFGAMPYVCDECGRSFSVISEFVEHQIMHTRENLYEYGESFIHSVAVSEVQKSQVGGKRFECKDCGETFNKSAALAEHRKIHARGYLVECKNQECEEAFMPSPTFSELQKIYGKDKFYECRVCKETFLHSSALIEHQKIHFGDDKDNERERERERGETFRPSPTLNEFQKMYGKEKMYECKVCGETFLHSSSLKEHQKIHTRGNPFENKGKVCEETFIPGQSLKRRQKTYNKEKLYDFTDGRDAFMQSSELSEHQKIHSRKNLFEGRGYEKSVIHSGPFTESQKSHTITRPLESDEDEKAFTISSNPYENQKIPTKENVYEAKSYERSVIHSLASVEAQKSHSVAGPSKPKVMAESTIQSFDAINHQRVRAGGSTSGGREYSRSVIHSLVASKPPRSHSGNELVESNEKGESSIYISDLNDKRQKLPARENPCEGGSKNHNYEDSVIQSVSRAKPQESVPGEGSGEFKKDGEFSVPSSNVREYQKARAKKKYIEHRSNETSVIHSLPFGEQTFRPRGMLYECQECGECFTHSSDLTEHQKIHDREKPSGSRNYEWSVIRSLAPTDPQTSYAQEQYAKEQARNKCKEFRQFFATRKDLNTNQKIYDQEESQGEKTHGEETHSEETHGEETHGQETIEDPVIQGSDMEDPQKNDPDNKIYECEDCGLGFVDLTDLTDHQKVHSRKCLVDSREYTHSVIHTHSISEYQRDYTGEQLYECPKCGESFIHSSFLFEHQRIHEQDQLYSMKGCDDGFIALLPMKPRRNRAAERNPALAGSAIRCLLCGQGFIHSSALNEHMRLHREDDLLEQSQMAEEAVIPGLALTEFQRSQTEERLFECVVCGESFVNPAELADHVTIHKNEPYEYGSSYTHTSFLTEPLKGAIPFYECKDCGKSFIHSTVLTKHKELHLEEEEEDEAAAAAAAAAAAAAAQEVEANVHVPQVVLRIQGSNVEAAEPEVEAAEPEVEAAEPEVEAAEPNGEAEGPDGEAAEPIGEAEQPNGEAEQPNGDADEPDGAGIEDPEERAEEPEGKAEEPEGDADEPDGVGIEDPEEGEDQEIQVEEPYYDCHECTETFTSSTAFGEHLKTHASMIIFEPANAFGECSGYIERASTSTGGANQADEKYFKCDVCGQLFNDRLSLARHQNTHTG